In Methanothermococcus thermolithotrophicus DSM 2095, one DNA window encodes the following:
- the fsr gene encoding coenzyme F420-dependent sulfite reductase: MYEWKLNDIVDNGICAKCGTCTVVCPNGILTFEDRPKLTEECLRKGNGMCFEVCPRVSSGKYQIKIREKFKEEYYYGKGDVEGQDGGVVTTFLKYLLKNKKIDGAIVVGDECWKPVSLIVQNEEDLMNTTKSKYTVSTLEALKTAGEMGLEKVAVVGLPCQINGLRKLQYFQYLAKHDGELGKNGKPVKLPKIEYLIGLLCTEKFEYDELKETLAKYNINMDDVEKFDIKKGKLLVYVNGEEHKIPLKEIELSAGCKMCRDFDAEMADVSVGCVGSPDGYSTVIIRTEKGEEIKNAIELKEGVNLEAIEKLRDLKLNRFKKEVERRKAEDEKVSFYWTADYGGVGKRADGTYFIRIRAKPAGWYSIDEAREILEIAEKYDGKIKMTNRGAFEIHGISGFDVEAMVLELMEKGFITGSEGPLVRATLACPGEGNCGSGLINTTELCKILEDNFKEHPAPYKFKIAISGCPNKCVRPQIHDIGIAGVKFPVVNEENCNGCGRCAEVCKIEAIDIRGETSYTNYNVCIGCGKCIKACPNEGRDVKEEGFMVYVGGKTGREVIEGVSMKLMSVEEILNLIDKVLIVYHKYAKKPQRERLAAVMARIGKGKFLEEVKELMEQN; encoded by the coding sequence ATGTACGAATGGAAATTGAATGATATTGTGGATAATGGGATATGTGCTAAATGTGGTACATGTACAGTAGTATGTCCTAATGGTATATTAACTTTTGAGGATAGGCCAAAATTAACTGAAGAATGTCTAAGAAAAGGAAATGGGATGTGCTTTGAGGTCTGTCCAAGAGTTTCATCAGGAAAGTATCAAATAAAAATCAGAGAAAAATTTAAAGAAGAATACTACTATGGAAAAGGAGACGTAGAAGGGCAGGACGGGGGAGTTGTAACAACATTCTTAAAGTATCTCTTAAAAAACAAAAAGATAGACGGTGCTATAGTAGTTGGAGATGAATGCTGGAAACCAGTTTCATTAATCGTTCAAAATGAAGAGGATTTAATGAACACTACAAAATCAAAATACACTGTATCAACACTTGAAGCTTTAAAAACTGCTGGAGAAATGGGCTTAGAAAAAGTCGCAGTTGTTGGATTACCATGTCAAATCAACGGTCTTAGAAAACTTCAGTACTTCCAGTACTTGGCAAAGCACGATGGAGAACTAGGTAAAAACGGAAAACCAGTTAAACTTCCAAAAATAGAATACCTAATCGGATTGTTATGTACTGAGAAGTTTGAATACGACGAATTAAAAGAAACCCTTGCAAAATACAACATAAACATGGACGATGTAGAGAAGTTTGACATCAAAAAAGGAAAACTACTCGTCTATGTTAATGGAGAAGAACACAAAATACCTTTAAAAGAGATTGAACTAAGTGCAGGCTGTAAAATGTGTAGAGACTTTGACGCTGAAATGGCTGATGTGTCAGTCGGATGCGTTGGAAGTCCAGACGGCTATTCAACAGTTATAATAAGAACAGAAAAAGGGGAAGAGATTAAAAACGCCATAGAGTTAAAAGAAGGCGTAAATTTAGAAGCTATTGAAAAATTGAGAGACTTAAAACTCAATAGATTCAAGAAAGAAGTTGAAAGAAGAAAAGCAGAAGATGAAAAAGTATCATTCTACTGGACCGCTGACTATGGTGGAGTAGGTAAAAGAGCAGATGGGACCTACTTTATAAGAATTAGAGCAAAACCTGCTGGATGGTATAGTATTGATGAAGCCAGAGAAATACTGGAAATAGCTGAAAAATACGATGGTAAAATAAAAATGACAAACAGAGGTGCATTTGAAATCCATGGTATAAGTGGATTTGATGTTGAAGCTATGGTTTTAGAGCTCATGGAAAAAGGATTCATAACTGGTTCAGAAGGGCCACTGGTTAGGGCAACACTGGCATGTCCTGGAGAAGGAAACTGTGGAAGTGGATTAATAAATACCACCGAACTATGCAAAATACTTGAAGATAACTTCAAAGAACATCCTGCACCATATAAATTCAAAATTGCAATAAGTGGATGTCCAAATAAATGTGTTAGACCACAAATCCATGATATAGGTATAGCTGGAGTTAAGTTCCCAGTAGTTAATGAAGAAAACTGTAACGGCTGTGGAAGATGTGCAGAAGTTTGTAAGATTGAGGCAATAGATATTAGGGGAGAAACATCATATACAAACTACAATGTATGTATTGGATGTGGAAAATGTATAAAGGCATGTCCAAATGAAGGTAGGGATGTTAAAGAAGAAGGATTTATGGTGTATGTTGGAGGTAAGACCGGAAGGGAGGTAATAGAAGGAGTAAGCATGAAATTAATGAGTGTTGAAGAGATACTCAATTTAATAGATAAGGTATTGATAGTATACCACAAATACGCTAAAAAACCACAAAGAGAAAGATTGGCCGCAGTTATGGCAAGGATTGGAAAAGGAAAGTTCTTAGAAGAAGTTAAAGAACTTATGGAACAAAATTAA
- a CDS encoding helix-turn-helix domain-containing protein: protein MNNLIVARMQKFTIEDLMRCILGLQEIEIRIYFELLNLEEAPVNEIAKKIGRDRTTVQKGLRSLINCGLVEREKVTETFGYKYIYRPVEFEKVKDIMEKLLDDWYMGVKEWLKKQ from the coding sequence ATGAATAACTTAATAGTAGCTAGAATGCAGAAATTCACAATAGAGGATTTAATGAGATGTATTTTGGGCCTGCAAGAAATAGAGATTAGAATATACTTTGAGCTCCTAAATCTTGAGGAAGCTCCAGTAAATGAAATAGCCAAAAAAATTGGACGAGACAGAACAACGGTGCAGAAAGGTTTAAGAAGCTTAATAAACTGTGGATTGGTAGAGAGAGAAAAAGTAACAGAGACTTTTGGATATAAATACATATACCGACCTGTAGAATTTGAAAAAGTTAAGGATATCATGGAAAAACTTTTGGACGATTGGTATATGGGTGTAAAAGAATGGTTAAAAAAACAGTAG
- a CDS encoding mRNA surveillance protein pelota, producing the protein MRILKEIPEKNIIKVMPENLDDLWHLSHIIGKYNVVSAVTERRVEDKGDKLRADRGAKKKVFLGIKVEKVNFHEDTNRLRVSGKIIHAPDDIPIGSYHTIDIEPFTDVSIQKNWKKWDLERLKDAENSSKKPKVVVVIMDDSEADIFLVREYGIKELVSIKSGVSKKLDYKQNEQAKLNYYHEIVNAISEFEGKILVAGPGFGKNNFQKYLSEKHRDLVPRVVVESTNHTGRLGLSEILKSGIIDRIYGEARVSKETQLVNKLLEEISKKGLASYGIEDVKNAMNYSAIETLLVTDEFIRKNRRAVEDLMNSVENIGGKVVIISTEHDAGKQLKALGGVGALLRFPIE; encoded by the coding sequence ATGAGAATACTTAAAGAAATTCCTGAAAAAAATATAATAAAGGTGATGCCAGAAAACCTTGATGATCTATGGCACCTATCACACATTATCGGAAAATACAACGTAGTATCTGCAGTTACAGAAAGAAGAGTTGAAGATAAGGGAGATAAGTTAAGGGCAGACAGGGGAGCTAAAAAAAAGGTATTCCTAGGAATTAAAGTTGAAAAGGTAAATTTTCACGAAGATACCAATAGATTAAGAGTCAGCGGTAAGATAATTCACGCTCCAGATGATATTCCAATTGGTTCATATCATACAATAGATATAGAACCATTTACGGACGTTTCAATTCAAAAGAACTGGAAAAAGTGGGATTTAGAGAGATTAAAAGATGCAGAGAATTCTTCAAAGAAACCAAAAGTTGTGGTAGTAATTATGGATGATAGTGAGGCTGATATATTTTTAGTCAGAGAGTACGGAATAAAAGAACTAGTAAGTATAAAATCAGGAGTATCAAAAAAATTGGACTATAAACAGAATGAACAGGCTAAACTTAATTACTATCATGAAATAGTAAACGCAATATCTGAATTTGAAGGTAAAATCCTTGTTGCAGGTCCTGGATTTGGAAAAAACAACTTTCAAAAGTACCTATCTGAAAAGCATAGGGATTTAGTTCCAAGGGTGGTTGTTGAATCTACAAATCATACTGGAAGACTCGGATTAAGCGAGATTTTAAAATCAGGGATAATTGACAGAATATATGGAGAAGCAAGAGTTAGCAAGGAAACACAACTCGTAAATAAACTCTTGGAAGAAATTTCAAAAAAAGGACTTGCATCCTATGGTATCGAGGATGTTAAAAATGCCATGAACTATTCTGCAATTGAAACCCTTTTAGTTACAGACGAGTTTATAAGAAAAAATAGAAGGGCTGTTGAAGACCTAATGAACTCAGTTGAAAATATAGGCGGAAAAGTTGTAATTATATCTACCGAACATGATGCCGGAAAGCAGTTAAAGGCGTTGGGAGGCGTGGGAGCACTTTTAAGGTTTCCAATAGAATGA
- a CDS encoding Tfx family DNA-binding protein, producing the protein MDSFLTDIQIKILELRKKGYTQDEIAKVMGTSRANISMIEKRARENVEKAKNTLRIYCNIIAPLKIEVSPGTDVLEIPEMVFTKSDEKNIHVNYNALEVIEFINKNAKKYIENRIVKEPFIINILENGDINIYPSENKG; encoded by the coding sequence ATGGATTCGTTTTTAACAGATATTCAGATTAAAATTTTAGAATTGAGGAAAAAGGGATACACCCAAGATGAAATTGCAAAAGTTATGGGCACAAGTCGGGCAAACATAAGTATGATAGAGAAGCGGGCCCGGGAAAACGTAGAGAAGGCAAAAAACACTTTGAGGATATATTGTAACATTATAGCTCCATTAAAGATAGAAGTTAGCCCAGGCACTGATGTCCTGGAAATTCCAGAGATGGTATTCACGAAGTCTGATGAAAAGAACATCCACGTAAACTACAATGCATTAGAGGTAATAGAATTTATCAATAAAAATGCGAAAAAATATATTGAAAATAGGATTGTTAAGGAACCTTTTATAATAAACATCCTCGAAAATGGGGATATTAACATCTATCCATCTGAAAATAAGGGATAA
- the hmgA gene encoding hydroxymethylglutaryl-CoA reductase (NADPH), producing the protein MEKGNNEILEKLLKKEIKPYQLDDLVGEKEAIELRRKYIEKISQVETKHIGHYTIDEKEAMKKNIENMIGAVQIPLGFAGPLKINGKYANGEFYVPLATTEGALVASVNRGCSIVTKCGGVTVRVIDDKMTRAPVIKTESVIDAVKLKEWIKENFQRIKEVAESTTRHGKLIDINPILIVGRYVYPRFVYKTGDAMGMNMVTIATEKACNFIEEELKKENINIHTVALSGNACVDKKPAGINLIEGRGKSIIAEVFLKEEEIKKYLKTTSKAIEQVNMYKNLIGSAISNSMGFNAHYANIIGALFLATGQDEAHIVEGSLGITVAECTEDGVYFSVTLPDVPVGTVGGGTRVETQKECLELLGCHGGDKALKFAEIVGATVLAGELSLIGALSVGHLARAHAQLGR; encoded by the coding sequence ATGGAAAAAGGAAATAACGAAATACTTGAAAAACTTTTAAAAAAAGAAATAAAACCATATCAACTGGATGACCTTGTAGGGGAAAAAGAAGCCATTGAGTTAAGAAGAAAATACATTGAAAAAATCTCCCAAGTGGAAACCAAACACATTGGGCACTATACTATCGATGAAAAAGAAGCCATGAAGAAGAACATTGAAAACATGATTGGGGCAGTTCAGATTCCGCTTGGCTTTGCAGGTCCCTTAAAGATAAATGGAAAATATGCAAACGGAGAGTTTTATGTGCCCCTAGCTACAACAGAGGGAGCTCTTGTAGCTTCTGTAAACAGGGGGTGCAGTATTGTAACAAAATGTGGGGGAGTAACGGTTAGAGTGATAGATGACAAGATGACCAGAGCTCCAGTTATAAAAACAGAATCTGTAATTGATGCGGTTAAACTAAAGGAGTGGATAAAAGAAAACTTCCAAAGAATAAAAGAAGTTGCAGAAAGTACCACCAGACATGGTAAATTAATAGACATAAATCCAATTTTAATAGTTGGAAGATATGTATATCCAAGGTTTGTTTATAAAACCGGGGATGCCATGGGCATGAACATGGTGACAATTGCCACAGAAAAAGCCTGTAATTTCATTGAAGAAGAACTTAAAAAGGAAAATATAAACATCCATACTGTGGCATTAAGTGGGAATGCCTGTGTGGACAAAAAACCTGCTGGAATAAACTTAATAGAAGGTAGGGGAAAAAGTATAATCGCAGAGGTATTTTTAAAAGAAGAAGAGATAAAAAAATACTTAAAAACAACATCAAAGGCGATCGAACAGGTAAATATGTACAAAAACCTAATAGGTTCTGCAATAAGTAATTCAATGGGTTTCAATGCACACTATGCAAATATAATAGGAGCTCTGTTTTTGGCAACTGGCCAGGACGAAGCCCATATAGTTGAAGGTAGTTTAGGAATAACTGTTGCAGAATGTACCGAAGATGGAGTTTATTTCTCAGTTACACTTCCTGACGTACCGGTTGGAACCGTTGGAGGGGGTACAAGGGTAGAAACTCAGAAGGAATGTTTAGAACTGTTGGGATGCCATGGTGGAGATAAGGCATTGAAGTTCGCCGAAATAGTTGGTGCAACAGTTTTAGCTGGAGAACTATCTTTAATAGGAGCTCTATCAGTAGGTCATCTAGCCAGAGCTCATGCCCAATTAGGCAGATAA
- the hemA gene encoding glutamyl-tRNA reductase, whose product MLLFKADYKKYSIPLLEKMRFDEEEFYKKYDKCVLIQTCNRIEVYFDNYCIDKKEEEKLVEDFKYFDTLTGKEAIIHLLRVSCGLESMIVGEDQILGQIKKSYIKARELKKTTKYLDNILLKSIHVGQRVRKETKINEGGVSIGSAAVELVEKTVGLCGKKVLLVGAGEIGTLVAKALIEKNIKAIIVANRTYERAERLSKELKGMAVHFDKLKEAINFSDIVICATASPHYILEKKDLEDVGEKVIVDIANPRDVKDDVKELDNIKLYTIDDLRLVSDENLKKRKSEIPKVEKIIEEEYELLISQLEKMKVEDIVKDFNSYIEDIRERELQKALRMLNCKDPEKVLEDFSKAFAKRIIHDFVNYSHCVSKDDLTNSMWWKNGKRK is encoded by the coding sequence ATGCTACTGTTCAAAGCTGATTATAAAAAATACTCCATTCCCCTACTTGAAAAGATGAGATTCGATGAAGAGGAATTTTATAAAAAATACGATAAATGTGTTTTAATTCAGACCTGTAACAGAATAGAGGTCTATTTTGATAACTATTGTATCGATAAAAAAGAGGAAGAAAAGCTAGTCGAGGATTTTAAATATTTTGATACCTTAACTGGAAAAGAAGCCATAATTCACCTTTTAAGAGTATCTTGTGGTCTTGAATCCATGATAGTAGGTGAGGACCAGATTCTTGGCCAAATAAAAAAAAGTTACATTAAAGCTAGAGAACTTAAAAAAACTACAAAATATCTGGACAACATTTTGTTAAAAAGCATTCATGTTGGACAGAGGGTTAGAAAGGAAACAAAAATAAATGAAGGCGGAGTATCGATAGGAAGTGCTGCAGTTGAGCTCGTGGAAAAAACCGTTGGACTCTGTGGAAAAAAAGTATTGCTGGTAGGGGCAGGGGAAATCGGCACACTTGTTGCAAAGGCACTGATTGAAAAAAACATTAAAGCTATCATAGTGGCAAATAGAACCTATGAACGGGCAGAACGTCTTTCAAAAGAGTTAAAAGGTATGGCAGTGCATTTCGACAAGCTTAAAGAAGCCATTAACTTCAGCGACATTGTAATATGTGCCACAGCTTCACCACACTACATATTGGAAAAGAAGGACCTTGAAGATGTGGGGGAAAAGGTAATTGTAGATATTGCCAATCCAAGGGATGTTAAAGATGATGTTAAGGAACTAGACAATATAAAACTTTACACGATTGATGATTTAAGGCTTGTTTCAGATGAAAATCTGAAAAAAAGAAAAAGTGAAATTCCGAAGGTTGAAAAAATTATTGAAGAGGAGTATGAGCTCCTAATATCTCAGCTCGAAAAGATGAAGGTCGAAGATATAGTAAAAGACTTTAACAGCTACATTGAGGATATAAGGGAAAGGGAACTCCAAAAGGCTTTAAGAATGTTAAATTGCAAAGATCCGGAAAAAGTATTGGAGGATTTTTCAAAGGCATTCGCAAAGAGAATAATTCATGATTTTGTTAACTACTCTCATTGTGTTTCCAAGGATGATTTAACAAACTCTATGTGGTGGAAAAATGGAAAAAGGAAATAA
- a CDS encoding bifunctional precorrin-2 dehydrogenase/sirohydrochlorin ferrochelatase produces MIPIFVNLEGYKALVFGFGNVGKRRVKKLLKSGASITVYSKDVIDIEKEYEKVEFINCDVNSLSYKELYNIIKNYDIIVTAIDKANNERIVKIARDLRKLVNSSTFEDDINLIIPAYCEIDDVSFAIYTKGKSPLIAREVRKLVENYLTHHEDQLILQSSVRDFLKNINSISDQRVRKEILEKIFDNERFREELLKLIERYR; encoded by the coding sequence ATGATACCAATTTTTGTTAATTTAGAAGGATATAAGGCCCTAGTTTTTGGATTTGGAAACGTTGGAAAAAGAAGAGTCAAAAAGTTATTGAAATCTGGTGCCAGTATAACCGTTTATTCAAAGGATGTAATCGATATAGAAAAGGAATACGAAAAAGTTGAATTTATAAACTGCGATGTAAACAGCTTAAGTTATAAAGAATTATATAATATAATTAAGAATTATGATATTATTGTAACTGCAATAGATAAAGCAAACAACGAAAGAATTGTTAAAATTGCAAGGGATCTAAGAAAACTCGTTAATTCTTCCACATTTGAGGACGATATCAATCTAATTATACCTGCCTATTGTGAGATTGATGACGTGTCTTTTGCCATTTACACCAAGGGAAAAAGTCCATTAATAGCCAGAGAAGTACGAAAACTTGTTGAAAATTACTTAACACATCATGAGGACCAGTTAATTCTTCAGAGCTCAGTACGGGATTTTTTGAAAAACATAAATTCAATTTCTGATCAGAGGGTTAGGAAGGAAATTCTTGAAAAAATATTCGACAACGAAAGATTCAGAGAAGAGCTCCTAAAGCTGATTGAGAGGTATAGGTGA
- a CDS encoding glycosyltransferase family 4 protein: MKILMPTIYHPYMGGITIHVENLIKNLNKIGDYEFHILNYKSEGNTHSEDEFNKYYFDNVYVYEVPYISKIRGPSYFTKGYQLGKKIIKNEGIDLIHSHYAFPQGFLGAFLSKKFDIPHILTLHGSDVLRLSKNPVGKYFFNYAVKNCDNLVCVSNYLKNELIKSKCTCKTKKIDVVYNGVDTDLFYENGNDKNYGLFVGSFVKQKGIEILIESVKDLDFEFILIGDGELFKNFSDKINNEGIENIKLLGKKNQNETAEYIRNCSFLVLPSISEGLGMVLLEAMACGKPVIGTKVGGIPELIKDEYNGFLVPPNNPDELRKKIEILINNNELRKKIGKNGKEFSKNFSWENTAEKIDRIYNSMLKTMH, from the coding sequence GTGAAGATTTTGATGCCAACTATTTATCATCCATATATGGGCGGAATAACTATTCACGTTGAAAATTTAATAAAAAACCTAAATAAAATTGGAGATTACGAATTTCATATTCTAAACTATAAGAGTGAGGGCAATACCCACTCTGAAGATGAATTTAATAAGTATTATTTTGACAATGTCTATGTTTATGAAGTTCCGTATATCTCTAAAATCCGCGGTCCAAGCTATTTTACCAAAGGTTATCAGCTTGGAAAAAAGATAATTAAAAATGAAGGTATAGACTTAATACACAGCCACTATGCATTTCCTCAAGGCTTTTTAGGTGCTTTTTTAAGTAAAAAATTTGATATTCCCCATATTTTAACCCTACACGGTAGTGATGTTTTAAGATTATCTAAAAACCCCGTAGGAAAATATTTTTTTAATTATGCAGTTAAAAATTGTGACAATTTGGTATGTGTCAGCAACTACTTAAAAAACGAGCTGATTAAAAGCAAATGCACTTGTAAAACTAAAAAAATAGATGTAGTATATAATGGAGTAGATACTGATTTATTTTACGAAAATGGAAATGATAAAAATTACGGGTTGTTTGTAGGTTCTTTTGTAAAGCAGAAGGGGATTGAAATTTTAATTGAGAGTGTTAAAGATTTGGATTTTGAATTTATATTAATAGGGGATGGGGAGCTCTTTAAAAATTTTTCAGATAAGATTAACAACGAGGGTATTGAAAACATCAAACTCTTAGGTAAGAAGAATCAGAACGAAACAGCCGAATATATCAGAAACTGCAGTTTTTTAGTTCTCCCGTCAATATCCGAAGGTTTGGGCATGGTTTTACTTGAAGCTATGGCATGTGGAAAACCAGTTATAGGCACGAAGGTTGGAGGAATTCCTGAATTAATAAAAGATGAATACAACGGATTTTTAGTTCCGCCAAATAATCCTGATGAATTAAGAAAAAAAATAGAAATATTAATAAACAATAATGAATTAAGAAAAAAAATAGGTAAGAACGGTAAGGAATTTTCCAAAAACTTTTCATGGGAAAATACTGCTGAAAAAATCGATAGGATATACAATAGTATGTTAAAAACCATGCATTAA
- a CDS encoding DUF655 domain-containing protein: MRTTARKKKMEFEDYAYILDYLEYGYSDDKRPIHQRKPIGQAFGEKQFVLMELVFKDEVSAELAEKVYIGKGKRDKVDHVSRMLKYNELTPTAKTELLYVIKEAVKQDEDRFIKFLNECGPITSRLHSLQLIPGIGKTSMWKIIEEREVKPFESFKDFEERVHKNIIDAIAKRIEGELKEPQKYYLFVKWKEGLHVK, from the coding sequence ATGAGAACCACTGCCCGTAAAAAGAAGATGGAATTTGAAGATTATGCCTATATTCTAGACTATCTTGAGTACGGGTATTCTGATGATAAAAGACCAATTCACCAACGAAAGCCTATTGGGCAGGCGTTTGGTGAAAAACAATTTGTACTCATGGAATTAGTATTTAAAGATGAAGTTTCTGCCGAATTGGCCGAAAAAGTCTATATAGGGAAGGGGAAACGAGATAAAGTAGACCACGTCTCAAGAATGTTAAAATATAATGAACTAACACCAACTGCAAAAACAGAACTACTTTATGTAATAAAAGAAGCTGTTAAACAGGATGAAGATAGATTCATAAAATTCCTAAATGAATGTGGCCCAATAACCTCAAGACTGCATTCCCTTCAACTTATTCCTGGGATTGGAAAAACATCCATGTGGAAAATCATTGAGGAAAGGGAAGTAAAACCTTTCGAAAGTTTCAAGGATTTTGAAGAAAGAGTACATAAAAACATTATAGATGCCATAGCAAAGAGAATTGAGGGGGAGTTAAAAGAGCCTCAAAAATACTACCTATTTGTTAAATGGAAGGAAGGACTCCATGTTAAATAA
- a CDS encoding RNA polymerase Rpb4 family protein, which yields MIGKEIISERYTTIAHAKEIMNNRANFDDLSYEHGCALDYLEKFSKLSVEDAEKLANELKELGLDDKIVLKIVDILPEDVEDLKLIFYRSDLPENMEEILDIVCKYK from the coding sequence ATGATAGGAAAGGAAATTATTTCCGAAAGATATACTACAATAGCTCATGCAAAAGAAATAATGAATAATAGAGCGAATTTTGACGATTTATCTTACGAACATGGATGTGCATTGGATTACTTGGAAAAATTCAGTAAACTAAGCGTAGAAGATGCTGAAAAACTAGCTAATGAATTAAAAGAACTTGGGTTAGATGATAAAATTGTTCTCAAAATAGTCGATATACTACCTGAAGATGTTGAGGATCTAAAATTGATATTTTACAGATCAGATTTACCAGAAAATATGGAAGAAATACTTGATATAGTATGCAAATACAAGTAA
- a CDS encoding 50S ribosomal protein L21e, producing MAQKSEGFRSKTRYKLKKHPRAKGLFPITRALKEYKEGDIVHVILDPSVQKGMPHPKFHGKTGMVVGQRGRAFLVRVRDGGKLKDIIVRPQHLRECKA from the coding sequence ATGGCACAAAAAAGTGAAGGATTTAGAAGTAAAACAAGATACAAACTCAAAAAACACCCTAGAGCTAAAGGATTGTTTCCAATCACAAGAGCTTTAAAAGAGTACAAAGAAGGGGACATAGTACACGTTATATTAGACCCATCAGTACAGAAAGGAATGCCACATCCAAAATTCCACGGTAAAACTGGAATGGTTGTAGGACAAAGAGGAAGAGCATTCTTAGTTAGAGTAAGAGACGGTGGAAAATTAAAAGACATCATTGTAAGACCACAGCACTTAAGAGAATGTAAAGCATAA
- a CDS encoding tRNA pseudouridine(54/55) synthase Pus10 has product MNINYSILKKYPLCHRCFGRLYAKLLHTTNLERGKGLKIAKAIELEARLKLLEEELEKSEINEEIEGIEKNDDIKDTKNIENKDDDEQKNEEDQITTKTDEILKEITEIKEELKEVYKSGLTEIKVNLDVEPEKCPWCKNIFDEENLNEISEKAAELLKEYEYDAFLVGTTLPKKIKELEKELETPFIESIRQEFGREIGKRLVAKTGKRVDKVNPDIVVLINPYNKKINLQVNPIFIKGRYRKLVRGIPQTHWHCRSCRGKGCPKCDFTGKQYPTSVEEIVAEPFMKATKGSGESFHGAGREDIDVKMLGNGRPFVLEIKEPKIRKIDLEKLAEEVNKSGKVEILDVSYGVRKDVVFFKNEAHKKTYLALVECEDEVSNDELTQLTKKLENLTINQRTPKRVSHRRADLVRVRKVYKVWAHKIDNHNFELKIFCDGGLYIKELISGDDGRTSPSVSEILGKKCICKVLDVLDVHDKE; this is encoded by the coding sequence ATGAATATTAACTATTCTATTTTAAAAAAATATCCTTTATGTCACAGGTGCTTTGGAAGACTCTATGCAAAGTTACTCCACACCACAAACTTAGAACGAGGTAAGGGCTTAAAGATAGCCAAAGCCATTGAATTAGAAGCTAGATTAAAGCTTTTAGAAGAAGAACTTGAAAAGAGTGAAATAAATGAGGAAATAGAAGGTATTGAAAAAAATGATGACATTAAAGATACTAAAAATATAGAAAATAAAGATGACGACGAACAGAAAAACGAAGAAGATCAAATAACAACCAAAACTGATGAAATACTGAAGGAGATAACGGAAATTAAAGAAGAACTAAAAGAGGTCTACAAAAGTGGGTTAACTGAAATAAAAGTAAATTTGGATGTGGAACCGGAAAAATGCCCTTGGTGTAAAAACATCTTTGATGAGGAAAATTTAAATGAAATATCTGAAAAAGCCGCTGAGCTCCTAAAAGAATATGAATATGACGCTTTTTTAGTTGGTACTACATTACCTAAAAAGATAAAAGAGTTAGAGAAGGAACTTGAAACACCATTTATTGAAAGTATAAGGCAAGAATTCGGAAGAGAAATTGGAAAACGTCTAGTTGCGAAAACTGGAAAAAGAGTCGATAAGGTTAATCCAGATATTGTGGTATTAATAAACCCGTACAATAAAAAGATAAACCTACAGGTAAACCCTATTTTTATTAAAGGAAGGTATAGAAAGTTAGTAAGGGGAATTCCACAAACCCATTGGCATTGTAGATCTTGTAGGGGAAAAGGATGTCCTAAATGTGACTTTACAGGAAAGCAGTACCCAACATCAGTTGAAGAGATTGTTGCAGAGCCTTTTATGAAGGCTACAAAGGGCAGTGGTGAGTCATTCCATGGAGCCGGTCGTGAAGATATAGATGTAAAAATGTTAGGGAATGGAAGGCCCTTTGTACTTGAAATAAAAGAACCTAAAATAAGAAAAATAGATTTAGAAAAGCTTGCAGAAGAAGTAAATAAAAGTGGAAAAGTCGAAATTCTCGATGTATCTTACGGTGTTAGAAAGGATGTGGTGTTCTTCAAAAACGAAGCTCATAAAAAAACCTACCTGGCACTTGTCGAATGTGAGGACGAAGTTAGTAACGATGAGTTAACACAGTTGACCAAAAAACTCGAAAACCTAACCATTAACCAGCGAACTCCAAAAAGGGTATCACATAGAAGGGCAGATCTGGTAAGAGTCCGTAAGGTATATAAAGTTTGGGCACATAAAATAGATAACCATAATTTTGAACTCAAAATATTTTGTGATGGCGGCTTGTATATTAAGGAGCTCATAAGTGGAGATGATGGAAGAACATCCCCGTCTGTTTCTGAAATTTTAGGTAAAAAGTGCATTTGTAAGGTACTGGATGTTTTAGACGTCCATGATAAAGAATAG